One genomic region from Pyxicephalus adspersus chromosome 1, UCB_Pads_2.0, whole genome shotgun sequence encodes:
- the ELF3 gene encoding ETS-related transcription factor Elf-3 isoform X3 → MAGATCDMSNILTNYITTLYPPMQGLPVPTGPISIPENDKFLTFSIPEPSSELTGDPSGWAQNIPNLWSRAQVLDWFSYSIERNKWDASTIDLKQCDMDGQHLCQLSREDMRTMFGGLGDKLYDHLCQLKEWHTPPSINTSIGDDDDPFVWDLICDLIRNEDQLQQGIKKEMDIDFYADRTIDPGYYSDPISPASPASCASLPYSPQAGDSSAGSDMDIKTCLNKDVFSNKSDGTPNKRRRGRPRKLNSDCRDILETKKSKHSARGTHLWEFIRDILLNPDLNDGLLKWEDRTEGVFKFLRSEAVAQLWGQKKKNASMTYEKLSRAMRYYYKREILERVDGRRLVYKFGKNSTGWRLSDKVSQ, encoded by the exons ATGGCGGGAGCAACATGTGACATGAGCAACATCCTAACAAACTATATTACAACGTTATATCCACCAATGCAAGGTCTTCCTGTGCCCACTGGCCCTATAAGCATTCCGGAGAATGACAAGTTCCTTACATTTTCTATTCCAGAGCCGAGCAGTGAATTAACAG gtGACCCATCTGGGTGGGCCCAGAACATACCAAACCTGTGGTCCAGGGCACAAGTTCTAGACTGGTTCAGTTACAGTATAGAGAGGAACAAGTGGGATGCCAGTACTATAGATCTAAAGCAATGTGACATGGATGGACAACATCTTTGTCAACTCAGCAGGGAAGATATGAGGACAATGTTTGGAGGACTTGGGGACAAACTTTATGATCATTTGTGCCAGCTTAAAGAAT GGCATACTCCTCCATCTATAAATACTTCAATCGGAGATGATGATG ATCCATTTGTGTGGGATCTGATCTGTGACCTAATCCGAAACGAAGATCAACTGCAGCAAGGAATCAAGAAGGAAATGG atattgACTTTTATGCAGATAGGACCATAGATCCAGGTTATTACTCCGATCCAATCTCTCCAGCAAGCCCAGCATCATGTGCATCTT TGCCATATAGTCCACAAGCAGGTGATTCTTCTGCAGGGAGTGATATGGACATCAAAACTTGTTTAAACAAAG ATGTTTTCTCAAACAAAAGTGATGGCACACCAAACAAGAGAAGGCGGGGAAGACCTAGAAAGTTAAACTCAGACTGCAGAGACATCCTGGAGACAAAGAAAAGCAAGCACT CAGCACGTGGTACACACCTTTGGGAGTTTATTCGGGATATCTTGTTGAATCCAGATTTGAATGATGGCCTTTTGAAGTGGGAGGACAGAACTGAAGGGGTCTTCAAATTCCTTCGTTCAGAGGCGGTGGCACAACTGTGGGGACAAAAGAAGAAGAATGCCAGTATGACATATGAAAAACTCAGTCGAGCTATGAG GTACTACTATAAACGGGAAATCCTCGAACGTGTAGATGGACGCAGACTTGTATATAAATTTGGGAAGAACTCCACTGGATGGAGGTTGAGTGACAAAGTGTCCCAATGA
- the ELF3 gene encoding ETS-related transcription factor Elf-3 isoform X1 produces MAGATCDMSNILTNYITTLYPPMQGLPVPTGPISIPENDKFLTFSIPEPSSELTGDPSGWAQNIPNLWSRAQVLDWFSYSIERNKWDASTIDLKQCDMDGQHLCQLSREDMRTMFGGLGDKLYDHLCQLKEWHTPPSINTSIGDDDEDPFVWDLICDLIRNEDQLQQGIKKEMDIDFYADRTIDPGYYSDPISPASPASCASLPYSPQAGDSSAGSDMDIKTCLNKDVFSNKSDGTPNKRRRGRPRKLNSDCRDILETKKSKHSARGTHLWEFIRDILLNPDLNDGLLKWEDRTEGVFKFLRSEAVAQLWGQKKKNASMTYEKLSRAMRYYYKREILERVDGRRLVYKFGKNSTGWRLSDKVSQ; encoded by the exons ATGGCGGGAGCAACATGTGACATGAGCAACATCCTAACAAACTATATTACAACGTTATATCCACCAATGCAAGGTCTTCCTGTGCCCACTGGCCCTATAAGCATTCCGGAGAATGACAAGTTCCTTACATTTTCTATTCCAGAGCCGAGCAGTGAATTAACAG gtGACCCATCTGGGTGGGCCCAGAACATACCAAACCTGTGGTCCAGGGCACAAGTTCTAGACTGGTTCAGTTACAGTATAGAGAGGAACAAGTGGGATGCCAGTACTATAGATCTAAAGCAATGTGACATGGATGGACAACATCTTTGTCAACTCAGCAGGGAAGATATGAGGACAATGTTTGGAGGACTTGGGGACAAACTTTATGATCATTTGTGCCAGCTTAAAGAAT GGCATACTCCTCCATCTATAAATACTTCAATCGGAGATGATGATG AAGATCCATTTGTGTGGGATCTGATCTGTGACCTAATCCGAAACGAAGATCAACTGCAGCAAGGAATCAAGAAGGAAATGG atattgACTTTTATGCAGATAGGACCATAGATCCAGGTTATTACTCCGATCCAATCTCTCCAGCAAGCCCAGCATCATGTGCATCTT TGCCATATAGTCCACAAGCAGGTGATTCTTCTGCAGGGAGTGATATGGACATCAAAACTTGTTTAAACAAAG ATGTTTTCTCAAACAAAAGTGATGGCACACCAAACAAGAGAAGGCGGGGAAGACCTAGAAAGTTAAACTCAGACTGCAGAGACATCCTGGAGACAAAGAAAAGCAAGCACT CAGCACGTGGTACACACCTTTGGGAGTTTATTCGGGATATCTTGTTGAATCCAGATTTGAATGATGGCCTTTTGAAGTGGGAGGACAGAACTGAAGGGGTCTTCAAATTCCTTCGTTCAGAGGCGGTGGCACAACTGTGGGGACAAAAGAAGAAGAATGCCAGTATGACATATGAAAAACTCAGTCGAGCTATGAG GTACTACTATAAACGGGAAATCCTCGAACGTGTAGATGGACGCAGACTTGTATATAAATTTGGGAAGAACTCCACTGGATGGAGGTTGAGTGACAAAGTGTCCCAATGA
- the ELF3 gene encoding ETS-related transcription factor Elf-3 isoform X2 has protein sequence MAGATCDMSNILTNYITTLYPPMQGLPVPTGPISIPENDKFLTFSIPEPSSELTGDPSGWAQNIPNLWSRAQVLDWFSYSIERNKWDASTIDLKQCDMDGQHLCQLSREDMRTMFGGLGDKLYDHLCQLKEWHTPPSINTSIGDDDEDPFVWDLICDLIRNEDQLQQGIKKEMDIDFYADRTIDPGYYSDPISPASPASCASLPYSPQAGDSSAGSDMDIKTCLNKDVFSNKSDGTPNKRRRGRPRKLNSDCRDILETKKSKHSRGTHLWEFIRDILLNPDLNDGLLKWEDRTEGVFKFLRSEAVAQLWGQKKKNASMTYEKLSRAMRYYYKREILERVDGRRLVYKFGKNSTGWRLSDKVSQ, from the exons ATGGCGGGAGCAACATGTGACATGAGCAACATCCTAACAAACTATATTACAACGTTATATCCACCAATGCAAGGTCTTCCTGTGCCCACTGGCCCTATAAGCATTCCGGAGAATGACAAGTTCCTTACATTTTCTATTCCAGAGCCGAGCAGTGAATTAACAG gtGACCCATCTGGGTGGGCCCAGAACATACCAAACCTGTGGTCCAGGGCACAAGTTCTAGACTGGTTCAGTTACAGTATAGAGAGGAACAAGTGGGATGCCAGTACTATAGATCTAAAGCAATGTGACATGGATGGACAACATCTTTGTCAACTCAGCAGGGAAGATATGAGGACAATGTTTGGAGGACTTGGGGACAAACTTTATGATCATTTGTGCCAGCTTAAAGAAT GGCATACTCCTCCATCTATAAATACTTCAATCGGAGATGATGATG AAGATCCATTTGTGTGGGATCTGATCTGTGACCTAATCCGAAACGAAGATCAACTGCAGCAAGGAATCAAGAAGGAAATGG atattgACTTTTATGCAGATAGGACCATAGATCCAGGTTATTACTCCGATCCAATCTCTCCAGCAAGCCCAGCATCATGTGCATCTT TGCCATATAGTCCACAAGCAGGTGATTCTTCTGCAGGGAGTGATATGGACATCAAAACTTGTTTAAACAAAG ATGTTTTCTCAAACAAAAGTGATGGCACACCAAACAAGAGAAGGCGGGGAAGACCTAGAAAGTTAAACTCAGACTGCAGAGACATCCTGGAGACAAAGAAAAGCAAGCACT CACGTGGTACACACCTTTGGGAGTTTATTCGGGATATCTTGTTGAATCCAGATTTGAATGATGGCCTTTTGAAGTGGGAGGACAGAACTGAAGGGGTCTTCAAATTCCTTCGTTCAGAGGCGGTGGCACAACTGTGGGGACAAAAGAAGAAGAATGCCAGTATGACATATGAAAAACTCAGTCGAGCTATGAG GTACTACTATAAACGGGAAATCCTCGAACGTGTAGATGGACGCAGACTTGTATATAAATTTGGGAAGAACTCCACTGGATGGAGGTTGAGTGACAAAGTGTCCCAATGA